A stretch of Episyrphus balteatus chromosome 2, idEpiBalt1.1, whole genome shotgun sequence DNA encodes these proteins:
- the LOC129911219 gene encoding gamma-aminobutyric acid receptor subunit alpha-2, producing the protein MLVFFKTSCYWCLVVAISLVAFLCHGIPTSQKTPDNNDSIAQLPPSELLPSTTETATTTIILPRNATLDLIVDTGPSRMTFPSRSPTTPIISPQLTASRIYESFRTISPTDSNDDPFRTTTTHRSHSSTSSNGTTLMRKRGASNDYLSKNISIILENLLKSYEQSQLPTHGKGVPTIVRTNILIRSMGPVSELDMDYSMDCYFRQYWRDKRLSFKGPIKSLSLSIKMLERIWRPDTFFFNGKHSHIHTITVPNKLLRLSQDGDILYSMRLTIKATCPMELKNFPMDRQSCPLIIGSYGYTSRQLVYEWYSDDAVNFVPGMTLNQFDLISMSHRNSTYERREGEFSVLLVAFNLKRHTGYFLIQVYVPCILIVVLSWVSFWIHREATSDRVGLCITAVLTLSTISLDSRTDLPKVKYATALDWFLLMSFLYCIATLLEFAGVHYFTKTGSGEIPVSEDEWEDVDEMAEESDGVVTSEHKSTESVRGSPQSVSGAFRKRNSMICPIYNDPTLIFQAPSSHASTMERTTQTEPPVVSKCKQVWLCFIGDDKFRKQRERDATVKGGRHMNSVSLIDQVARIAFPASFILFNLLYWLAYGMYKKDFPW; encoded by the exons TCTCGTTGTGGCAATAAGTTTGGTTGCATTTCTTTGCCATGGCATCCCGACATCACAAAAGACACCAGATAACAATGACTCTATTGCCCAACTGCCTCCCTCGGAGCTACTACCTTCGACAACcgaaacagcaacaacaacaattatcCTTCCAAGGAATGCAACATTGGACCTTATAGTTGATACCGG TCCTTCGAGGATGACATTTCCGTCCAGAAGCCCAACAACACCAATCATTTCACCACAGCTAACGGCTTCGCGTATCTACGAATCGTTTAGGACAATTTCTCCCACTGATAGCAATGATGACCCTTTCAGGACGACAACCACCCATCGTAGTCATAGTTCGACGAGTTCGAATGGCACGACTTTGATGCGCAAACGAGGCGCATCCAATGATTACCTTAGCAAGAACATTTCAATTATTCTTGAGAACTTATTAAAAAGCTACGAACAGTCACAATTGCCCACTCATGGAAAAG gtgTCCCAACAATAGTCAGGACGAACATCCTTATTCGAAGCATGGGTCCAGTATCCGAGTTAGACATGGACTATTCAATGGACTGCTACTTCCGGCAATATTGGCGAGACAAAAGGCTCAGCTTCAAAGGACCCATTAAAAGTTTGTCACTCAGCATAAAG ATGCTTGAAAGAATCTGGAGGCCAGATACTTTTTTCTTCAATGGAAAGCATTCGCACATTCATACAATCACAGTGCCAAATAAATTGCTGAGACTCAGTCAGGATGgagatattttatattcaatgag GTTGACGATAAAAGCTACATGCCCGATGGAATTGAAAAACTTTCCCATGGACCGTCAGTCGTGCCCATTGATAATTGGAAGCT ATGGATACACATCCCGACAGTTAGTTTACGAATGGTACAGTGATGATGCAGTGAATTTCGTTCCCGGAATGACTTTGAATCAGTTTGATTTGATCAGCATGTCCCACAGAAATTCAACTTATGAAAGAAGAGAAGGTGAATTTTCAGTGCTTCTTGTTGCTTTCAATCTAAAGAGACACACAGGATACTTTCTAATTCAG GTTTACGTGCCTTGTATTTTGATTGTGGTCCTTTCGTGGGTGTCCTTTTGGATACATCGTGAAGCAACAAGTGATCGTGTTGGACTTTGCATCACGGCTGTGCTAACTTTGTCAACTATCAGCCTGGATTCTCGAACGGATTTGCCCAAAGTCAAATATGCAACAGCTTTGGATTGGTTTTTATTGATGAGCTTCTTATATTGCATTGCAACTTTGCTTGAGTTTGCAGGAGTTCACTACTTTACAAAG ACCGGAAGTGGAGAAATTCCCGTGAGTGAAGATGAATGGGAAGATGTCGATGAAATGGCTGAAGAATCTGATGGAGTTGTAACATCCGAACATAAAAGCACTGAATCTGTAAGAGGATCTCCACAATCGGTGTCGGGAGCATTTCGCAAACGGAACTCAATGATTTGTCCTATTTATAAT GATCCAACACTTATCTTTCAAGCCCCTTCATCTCATGCATCGACAATGGAAAGGACAACTCAAACAGAGCCACCTGTCGTCTCAAAATGCAAACAAGTTTGGTTGTGTTTTATTGGAGATGATAAATTTCGAAAACAACGTGAAAGAGATGCAACTGTCAAAG GCGGTCGGCATATGAATAGTGTTTCATTGATTGACCAAGTGGCGCGTATTGCATTTCCAGCCTCGTTTATactatttaatttattgtatTGGCTTGCTTATGGAATGTATAAGAAGGATTTCCCATGGTAA